The following are from one region of the Tenacibaculum dicentrarchi genome:
- a CDS encoding glutamine synthetase III, producing the protein MSTLRFSALKETLHRKPVFIEQKGRRSELFGKNVFNEQAMRQYMTKDAYKSVMNAIEFGTKIDRKIADQIAVSMKDWALSKNATHYTHWFQPLTGATAEKHDAFFETIDGGGAMERFDGGQLVQQEPDASSFPHGGIRNTFEARGYTAWDPTSPAFVYGTTLCIPTVFVAYTGESLDNKAPLLKALQAVDTSATAVCKYFDKNVSKVSATLGWEQEYFLIDTALAAARPDLMMTGRTLLGHSPAKGQQLDDHYFGSIPDRVLSFMRDLEQECMLLGVPVKTRHNEVAPNQFELAPIFEEANLAVDHNSLLMDVMEKVSQRHQFKVLFHEKPFEGINGSGKHNNWSLETNTGVNLLSPGKTPMKNLQFLTFFVNTIKAVHDYEELIRASMASASNDHRLGANEAPPAIISVFIGSQLSEVLDELENVTKGKLSPQEKTDLKLNIVGKIPEILLDNTDRNRTSPFAFTGNKFELRAVGSWANCAGPMTVLNTIIAKQLKEFKIEVDTLIDAKSLKKDEAIFNVLREYIKASKKIRFEGDGYGIEWEKEAKKRGLSNHKTTPEALKAKISEKSISLFEEMNVMNKIEVVARHEIELEEYSKRIQIESRVLADVARNHVIPTAIQYQNTLIENVKGLKEIFGNGFEQYAKEQLDLIKKISGHLAEINSKIEKMTEERKKTNKFFGQKNADNYCNKVKPFFDEIRYHCDKLELLVDDNLWPLTKYRELLFIR; encoded by the coding sequence ATGTCAACTTTAAGATTTAGCGCTTTAAAAGAAACTTTACACAGAAAACCTGTTTTTATAGAACAAAAAGGGCGTCGTTCAGAATTGTTTGGGAAAAATGTTTTTAACGAACAAGCAATGCGTCAGTATATGACAAAAGATGCGTATAAAAGTGTGATGAACGCCATTGAATTTGGAACTAAAATTGACAGAAAAATTGCCGATCAAATTGCGGTAAGTATGAAAGATTGGGCGCTGTCTAAAAATGCAACTCATTATACGCATTGGTTTCAGCCATTAACAGGGGCAACGGCAGAAAAACACGATGCTTTTTTTGAAACTATTGATGGTGGTGGCGCTATGGAGCGTTTTGATGGTGGGCAATTGGTACAGCAAGAACCTGATGCGTCTAGTTTTCCGCATGGCGGGATAAGAAATACCTTTGAAGCTCGTGGTTATACGGCTTGGGATCCTACATCACCAGCATTTGTATATGGTACAACGTTGTGTATTCCAACGGTTTTTGTTGCTTATACTGGCGAATCTTTAGACAACAAAGCGCCTTTATTAAAGGCCTTACAAGCTGTTGATACATCGGCAACCGCAGTTTGCAAATATTTTGATAAAAATGTATCAAAAGTAAGTGCAACCTTAGGTTGGGAGCAAGAGTATTTTTTAATTGATACTGCATTAGCTGCTGCCCGCCCTGATTTAATGATGACAGGAAGAACACTTTTAGGGCATTCTCCTGCAAAAGGACAGCAATTAGATGACCATTATTTTGGGTCAATTCCTGATAGAGTACTGAGTTTTATGCGCGATTTAGAGCAAGAATGTATGCTTTTAGGAGTCCCTGTAAAAACACGTCATAATGAAGTAGCACCGAATCAGTTTGAGTTAGCGCCTATTTTTGAAGAAGCTAATTTAGCGGTTGACCACAATTCATTATTAATGGATGTGATGGAAAAAGTATCGCAACGTCATCAGTTTAAAGTATTGTTTCATGAAAAACCTTTTGAAGGAATTAATGGTTCAGGGAAACATAATAACTGGTCGTTAGAAACAAATACAGGTGTTAATTTATTGAGCCCAGGAAAAACTCCGATGAAAAATTTACAGTTTTTAACCTTTTTTGTAAATACCATTAAAGCAGTTCATGATTATGAAGAATTAATCAGAGCATCGATGGCAAGTGCTAGTAATGATCACAGGTTAGGAGCAAATGAAGCGCCACCAGCAATTATTTCGGTGTTTATTGGCTCGCAATTATCCGAAGTATTAGACGAATTAGAAAACGTTACCAAAGGAAAATTATCACCTCAAGAAAAAACAGATTTAAAATTAAATATTGTCGGTAAAATTCCTGAAATCTTATTAGATAATACCGATAGAAACCGAACATCTCCTTTTGCTTTTACAGGAAATAAATTCGAATTACGTGCCGTAGGTTCGTGGGCTAATTGTGCAGGGCCGATGACGGTTTTAAATACGATTATAGCAAAACAGCTAAAAGAATTTAAAATTGAAGTAGATACCTTAATAGATGCAAAAAGCTTGAAAAAAGATGAGGCTATTTTTAATGTGTTAAGAGAATATATAAAGGCATCTAAAAAAATTAGATTTGAAGGCGACGGCTATGGAATTGAATGGGAAAAAGAAGCTAAAAAACGTGGTTTAAGCAATCATAAAACAACGCCTGAGGCTTTAAAAGCTAAAATATCAGAAAAATCAATTTCACTTTTTGAAGAGATGAATGTGATGAATAAAATAGAGGTGGTGGCTCGTCATGAAATTGAATTAGAAGAGTATTCAAAACGAATTCAAATTGAAAGTAGAGTTTTAGCAGATGTTGCTAGGAATCATGTAATTCCTACAGCAATTCAATATCAAAATACCTTAATCGAAAATGTAAAAGGCTTGAAAGAGATTTTTGGAAACGGCTTTGAGCAATATGCTAAAGAACAGCTTGATTTAATTAAAAAAATATCGGGGCATCTTGCTGAAATCAATTCTAAAATTGAAAAAATGACCGAAGAACGTAAAAAAACGAACAAATTTTTTGGGCAAAAAAATGCCGATAATTATTGTAATAAAGTAAAACCGTTTTTTGATGAAATCCGTTATCATTGTGATAAGTTAGAATTATTAGTAGATGATAATTTATGGCCTTTAACAAAATATAGAGAATTATTATTTATCAGATAA
- a CDS encoding DUF6371 domain-containing protein translates to MDNFRYILEKYNGTKSRYHCPNCNKPNQFTRYIDTQTNEHLNDAVGACSRLVKCGYHYKPKQYFQDNNTFETKAVPFVRKPPPPKPITSYFNAEVMNKSLSSKAPNFFLDYLITLFGTETAQMLIMDYNIGTSTKWNGATTFWQQDINGKIRSGKVMLYNPENGKRVKKPYNHIGWEHSEIDNFNLEQCYFGEHLLNEDKNKPIAICESEKTAIICSICLPEFFWLACGSLNNLSKAKTKVLKGRNVVLFPDAGCYNNWNDKIPRLAKDVYFTTNTLLRDKATDYQKEQGFDIADCLIQSQKAT, encoded by the coding sequence ATGGATAATTTCAGATACATTTTAGAAAAATACAACGGAACAAAGAGCCGATACCATTGCCCTAACTGTAATAAACCTAATCAGTTTACTAGATACATTGATACACAAACTAACGAACATTTAAACGATGCTGTAGGGGCTTGCAGTAGGCTTGTAAAGTGTGGTTATCATTATAAACCAAAACAATATTTTCAAGACAATAATACATTTGAAACAAAAGCAGTTCCATTTGTACGAAAGCCACCACCACCAAAACCAATAACAAGTTATTTTAATGCTGAGGTTATGAATAAGAGTTTGAGTAGTAAAGCTCCTAACTTCTTTTTAGATTATTTAATCACTTTATTTGGTACGGAAACGGCTCAAATGCTAATAATGGATTATAATATTGGAACTTCTACTAAATGGAACGGTGCAACCACTTTTTGGCAACAAGATATTAACGGAAAAATAAGAAGTGGCAAAGTAATGCTTTACAATCCTGAAAACGGTAAACGAGTTAAGAAGCCGTATAATCACATCGGTTGGGAACATTCAGAAATTGATAACTTTAATTTAGAGCAATGTTATTTTGGTGAACACTTATTAAATGAAGACAAAAACAAGCCAATAGCAATTTGCGAAAGTGAAAAAACAGCAATTATTTGCAGTATCTGTTTGCCAGAGTTTTTTTGGTTGGCTTGTGGTTCGCTTAATAATTTGAGTAAAGCAAAGACAAAGGTATTAAAAGGTCGCAATGTAGTATTGTTTCCTGATGCAGGTTGTTATAATAATTGGAATGATAAAATACCTAGACTCGCAAAAGATGTATATTTTACAACTAATACATTGTTAAGAGACAAAGCAACGGATTACCAAAAAGAACAAGGTTTTGATATTGCTGACTGTTTGATACAATCACAAAAAGCCACGTAA
- a CDS encoding SsrA-binding protein, whose translation MKKHFFKALAKLNKLLLPSFTKRALDISTASKFQLAIIGWRAFITINSLD comes from the coding sequence ATGAAAAAACATTTTTTTAAAGCTTTAGCAAAACTAAACAAACTACTACTACCCTCTTTTACAAAAAGAGCATTAGATATTTCTACAGCTTCAAAATTTCAATTAGCAATTATTGGATGGCGAGCATTTATTACTATAAACTCATTAGATTAA
- a CDS encoding glutamine synthetase beta-grasp domain-containing protein: MAKIKLEYIWLDGYKPTQNLRSKTKVEEHENFQGTLEELKNWSFDGSSTKQASGGASDCVLKPVAIYPDPARVNGYLVMNEVMNADGTPHESNARATINDDNNDFWFGFEQEYFIMDNATQLPLGFPVGGYPGPQGMYYCSVGGRNTHGRDFVEKHADLCIDAGLNFEGINQEVASGQWEFQLFAKGAKIAGDEIWIARYLLDRLTEQYGYYIEYHPKPVKGDWNGSGMHANFSNTVLRTCGSKETYMKICEAFRPVTKEHIDIYGAHNDQRLTGLHETASITDFSYGISDRGASIRIPILTVDNDWKGYLEDRRPASNGDPYKIASRIIQTVKPVCDNL, encoded by the coding sequence ATGGCAAAAATTAAGTTAGAGTATATCTGGTTAGATGGTTACAAACCAACTCAAAACCTACGAAGTAAAACAAAGGTTGAAGAGCATGAAAATTTTCAAGGAACTTTAGAAGAGCTAAAAAATTGGTCTTTTGACGGGTCTTCTACAAAACAAGCTTCAGGAGGCGCTTCTGACTGTGTTTTAAAACCTGTTGCAATTTATCCTGATCCTGCTCGTGTTAACGGATATTTAGTAATGAATGAAGTAATGAATGCTGACGGAACTCCGCATGAATCTAACGCTCGTGCTACTATTAATGATGACAATAACGATTTCTGGTTCGGTTTTGAACAAGAATATTTTATTATGGACAACGCAACACAACTTCCTTTAGGATTTCCTGTTGGCGGATATCCAGGTCCTCAAGGAATGTATTACTGTTCTGTAGGTGGTAGAAATACTCACGGTAGAGATTTTGTTGAAAAACATGCCGATTTATGTATTGATGCTGGTTTAAATTTTGAAGGAATTAACCAAGAAGTTGCTTCAGGGCAATGGGAATTTCAATTATTTGCAAAAGGTGCAAAAATAGCTGGTGATGAAATTTGGATTGCTAGATATTTATTAGACAGATTAACAGAACAATATGGTTACTACATCGAATATCACCCAAAACCTGTAAAAGGAGATTGGAATGGTTCTGGAATGCACGCAAATTTCTCTAACACTGTGTTAAGAACTTGTGGATCTAAAGAAACTTACATGAAAATATGTGAAGCTTTCAGACCAGTAACTAAAGAACATATCGATATTTACGGAGCTCACAACGACCAACGTTTAACAGGTTTACACGAAACTGCTTCAATTACCGATTTCAGTTACGGAATTTCTGACAGAGGTGCTTCAATTCGTATTCCTATTTTAACAGTTGATAACGATTGGAAAGGATATTTAGAAGACAGAAGACCTGCTTCAAACGGAGATCCTTACAAAATTGCTTCAAGAATTATACAAACAGTAAAGCCTGTTTGCGATAACTTATAA
- a CDS encoding calcium/sodium antiporter, whose translation MDNIVYIALGLLLLVLGGNWLLKAAVGLSLKLNIPKVVIGMTVVSFATSAPELIVSIKSALNGASGLAVGNVIGSNIANIGLVLGITLILSTIEVEKNFYKTDWPVMMVASGLLYFFIAFDNTIEQYEGIILFSMLVVFLVYLLRFQKTAVVDEMPEDDEELPLYKVVLFLSIGGFCLWLGSEWLIDGATNLAKSMGVSDAIIGVTVVSVGTSVPELAASIIAVLKKEKAISLGNLIGSNVFNILAVLGITSIITPIKLGTDALSLVNNDIYWMLAISFIILPFAFFPKKLRLNWVHGIILLVAYTVFVYLKLS comes from the coding sequence ATGGATAATATTGTATATATAGCGTTAGGATTGTTATTATTAGTTCTTGGAGGGAATTGGCTTTTAAAAGCAGCTGTTGGATTATCGTTAAAATTAAACATCCCAAAGGTAGTAATCGGAATGACAGTTGTTTCTTTTGCAACCTCAGCACCAGAGTTAATTGTAAGTATAAAGTCGGCATTAAACGGCGCTTCTGGCTTGGCAGTAGGGAATGTAATAGGTTCTAATATTGCTAATATTGGCTTGGTTTTAGGGATTACGCTAATTTTATCAACTATTGAAGTAGAAAAAAACTTTTATAAAACCGATTGGCCTGTAATGATGGTAGCTTCAGGTTTATTATATTTTTTTATCGCTTTTGATAATACCATTGAGCAATACGAGGGAATTATTTTATTTAGTATGTTGGTGGTGTTTTTAGTGTATTTATTGCGTTTTCAAAAAACAGCAGTAGTCGATGAAATGCCTGAAGATGATGAAGAATTACCTTTATATAAGGTGGTATTATTTTTAAGTATTGGTGGTTTCTGCCTGTGGTTAGGTTCTGAATGGTTAATTGATGGTGCTACAAACTTAGCAAAAAGTATGGGGGTAAGTGATGCTATTATTGGTGTTACAGTGGTCTCGGTAGGGACAAGTGTACCAGAATTAGCGGCATCAATCATTGCAGTTTTGAAAAAAGAGAAAGCTATTTCTTTAGGAAATTTAATTGGTTCGAATGTCTTTAATATATTGGCAGTTTTAGGAATTACATCAATTATTACACCGATAAAATTAGGTACTGATGCTTTAAGTTTGGTAAATAATGATATTTATTGGATGCTTGCCATTTCGTTTATCATATTGCCATTTGCGTTTTTCCCAAAGAAATTACGCTTAAATTGGGTTCATGGAATTATATTATTAGTTGCTTACACTGTTTTTGTGTATTTAAAATTGAGTTAA
- a CDS encoding acyl-CoA dehydrogenase family protein: protein MADLLRGGQFLVKETNCEDVFTPEDFTEEQKMMKEAVMEFNDREIIPHKASFEKKNYALTEETMRKAGELGFLGVAVPEAYGGLGMGFVSTMLTCDYISSGTGSFSTAFGAHTGIGTMPITLYGTEAQKQKYVPKLATGEWFGAYCLTEPGAGSDANSGKTTATLSEDGTHYKINGQKMWISNAGFCNVMIVFARIEDDKNITGFIVEYDKENTNGITLGEEEHKLGIRASSTRQVFYNDTIVPIENMLSARGNGFKIAMNALNVGRIKLAAACLDSQRRVTTIAINYANERKQFKTSISEFGAIKMKLADMATNAYVGESASYRAAKNIEDRIALREAEGNTHQEAELKGVEEYAIECSILKVAVSEDVQACADEGIQIFGGMGFSEETPMESAWRDARIARIYEGTNEINRLLSVGMLVKKAMKGHVDLLNPAMAVGEELLGIPSFDTPDYSELFAEEKEMVAKLKKVFLMVAGSAIQKFGTELEQHQQLLTAASNILIETYMAESAILRTEKNAKRFGKDSQKEQIAMTQLYLYNAVDIIIKNAKEGIVSFAQGDEQRMMLMGLKRFTKYANQPNVIGLRNMIAEKLKAENKYCF from the coding sequence ATGGCAGATTTATTAAGAGGAGGACAATTTTTAGTAAAAGAAACAAATTGTGAAGATGTTTTTACTCCAGAAGATTTTACCGAAGAGCAAAAAATGATGAAAGAAGCGGTTATGGAATTTAACGACCGTGAAATAATCCCTCATAAAGCAAGTTTTGAAAAGAAAAATTATGCTTTAACCGAAGAAACGATGCGTAAAGCTGGTGAATTAGGTTTTTTAGGTGTTGCTGTTCCTGAAGCTTACGGCGGATTAGGAATGGGATTTGTTTCTACCATGCTAACCTGTGATTATATTTCAAGCGGAACAGGTTCTTTTAGTACTGCTTTCGGTGCACACACAGGTATTGGAACGATGCCAATTACTTTATACGGAACCGAAGCTCAAAAACAAAAATATGTTCCAAAATTAGCAACAGGTGAATGGTTTGGTGCTTACTGTTTAACAGAACCAGGTGCTGGTTCAGATGCTAATTCAGGAAAAACAACCGCTACCCTATCGGAAGATGGAACGCATTATAAAATTAACGGACAAAAAATGTGGATTTCAAACGCAGGTTTTTGTAACGTTATGATTGTATTTGCTCGTATTGAAGATGATAAAAACATTACTGGTTTTATCGTTGAATATGACAAAGAAAATACAAATGGAATTACGTTAGGTGAAGAAGAGCATAAATTAGGAATCCGTGCTTCTTCTACCCGTCAGGTATTTTACAATGATACAATTGTGCCGATTGAAAATATGTTATCAGCAAGAGGAAATGGTTTTAAAATTGCCATGAATGCCTTAAATGTTGGGCGTATTAAATTAGCTGCTGCTTGTTTAGATTCTCAAAGAAGAGTTACTACAATTGCAATTAATTACGCAAATGAGCGTAAGCAATTTAAAACTTCAATTTCTGAATTTGGTGCTATCAAAATGAAATTAGCCGATATGGCAACCAACGCCTATGTAGGGGAATCAGCATCGTATAGAGCTGCTAAAAATATTGAAGATAGAATTGCATTACGTGAAGCCGAAGGAAATACGCATCAAGAAGCGGAATTAAAAGGTGTGGAAGAATATGCTATTGAATGTTCTATTTTAAAAGTGGCTGTTTCTGAAGATGTACAAGCGTGTGCTGACGAAGGAATTCAAATTTTTGGAGGTATGGGATTCTCAGAAGAAACTCCTATGGAATCGGCTTGGAGAGATGCGCGTATTGCTCGTATTTACGAAGGAACGAACGAAATTAACAGATTACTTTCTGTTGGAATGTTGGTTAAAAAAGCGATGAAAGGTCATGTAGATTTATTAAATCCTGCAATGGCTGTTGGCGAAGAATTATTAGGTATTCCTTCTTTTGATACGCCTGATTATTCTGAATTATTTGCAGAAGAAAAAGAAATGGTTGCTAAATTAAAGAAAGTTTTCTTAATGGTTGCAGGGTCTGCAATTCAGAAATTTGGTACCGAATTAGAGCAGCATCAACAATTATTAACCGCGGCTTCTAATATTTTAATTGAAACCTATATGGCAGAATCTGCTATTTTGAGAACTGAAAAAAACGCCAAACGTTTTGGTAAAGATTCTCAAAAAGAACAGATTGCGATGACGCAATTATATTTATATAATGCGGTAGATATCATCATTAAAAATGCTAAAGAAGGTATTGTTTCTTTTGCACAAGGTGATGAGCAACGTATGATGTTAATGGGCTTAAAACGTTTTACAAAATACGCAAATCAGCCAAACGTAATTGGATTACGTAACATGATTGCTGAAAAATTAAAAGCAGAAAATAAATACTGTTTCTAA
- a CDS encoding SPFH domain-containing protein — MLTFIGVLLIIMGLTTMLLSSIIKNNKILTWFTFQRSIQLTALGAFMSIITGMFFYADAGTAYAVQYVSGGDKMITTQGLKLKWWGRIIPLSYETSIKDIIVKDENELPKSDRGIYNRKAQKWEFSDAIKAEISTSVIVGVNINDEAVFLNMADRNRSESKLIYGRVLPNIDAAIKNTCKLMDAQDYISGQASDFDRYFRDQLENGMYQVEQYYESENSNEVVGDTTTIRKIKIGKSSKQKKFRIKRTKDGTIIRDDSNTLKQYGLKIYQAQVTGIDWESSFDERLDLQKNEVAQTQLEKQQAEREYYRAKKEVAKGESEKAKERARLEKIQIQQTIEAETEAKVAGFNLIKEKKQFEVEQYKAKSKKVAAEAQYYENAKLVSAGLTPQEKAEWEYKTAVGVAQQIKDLQLPTTYIEGGNNGGNANGSLLQSLIGADLAKKMMQNKK, encoded by the coding sequence ATGCTAACATTTATCGGAGTATTATTAATTATTATGGGGCTAACAACTATGTTATTAAGCTCAATTATTAAAAACAACAAAATTTTAACTTGGTTTACTTTTCAAAGAAGTATTCAATTAACAGCACTTGGTGCCTTTATGAGTATTATTACAGGAATGTTTTTTTATGCAGATGCAGGTACTGCTTATGCGGTACAATACGTTTCTGGTGGCGATAAAATGATTACAACCCAAGGATTAAAATTAAAATGGTGGGGACGAATTATTCCTTTATCGTATGAAACATCTATAAAAGATATTATTGTTAAAGATGAAAATGAATTACCAAAAAGTGACCGAGGTATTTATAACCGAAAAGCTCAAAAATGGGAATTTAGCGATGCTATTAAAGCCGAAATAAGCACTTCTGTTATTGTAGGAGTAAATATTAATGATGAAGCAGTTTTTTTAAACATGGCAGATAGAAACAGAAGTGAATCTAAATTAATCTATGGAAGAGTTTTACCAAATATTGATGCCGCTATAAAAAACACCTGTAAATTGATGGACGCACAAGATTATATTTCTGGACAGGCTTCTGATTTTGATAGGTATTTTAGAGATCAATTAGAAAACGGAATGTATCAAGTAGAGCAATATTACGAATCGGAAAATAGTAATGAAGTTGTAGGCGATACAACCACTATTCGAAAAATAAAAATCGGAAAATCAAGTAAACAGAAAAAATTTAGAATAAAAAGAACCAAAGATGGTACTATTATTAGAGATGATTCTAATACATTAAAACAATATGGTTTAAAAATTTACCAAGCACAAGTAACGGGTATTGATTGGGAATCTTCTTTTGATGAGCGTTTAGATTTACAAAAAAATGAAGTTGCCCAAACTCAATTAGAAAAACAACAAGCCGAACGTGAATATTACAGAGCTAAAAAAGAAGTTGCTAAAGGAGAATCTGAAAAAGCAAAAGAAAGAGCAAGGTTAGAAAAAATCCAAATTCAACAAACAATTGAAGCCGAAACAGAAGCAAAAGTAGCTGGATTTAATTTAATCAAAGAAAAAAAGCAATTTGAAGTTGAGCAATACAAAGCCAAAAGTAAAAAAGTAGCTGCCGAAGCGCAATATTATGAAAATGCTAAATTAGTTAGTGCTGGTTTAACTCCACAAGAAAAAGCAGAATGGGAATATAAAACAGCCGTTGGTGTTGCCCAGCAAATAAAAGACTTACAACTTCCCACTACTTATATTGAAGGTGGAAATAACGGAGGAAACGCAAACGGAAGCTTATTACAGTCATTAATTGGTGCTGACTTAGCAAAAAAAATGATGCAAAATAAAAAATAA
- a CDS encoding AIR synthase related protein has translation MSNEVSKRYAQRGVSASKEDVHNAIKNIDKGLFPKAFCKIVPDYLTNDEDYCLIMHADGAGTKSSLAYMYWKETGDISVWKGIAQDALIMNIDDLLCVGATDNILLSSTIGRNKSKIPGEVLSAIINGTEELIDDLKGFGVTIHSTGGETADVGDLVRTIIVDSTVTARMKRTDVIDNANIKAGDVIVGLESFGQATYETQYNGGMGSNGLTSARHDVFDNYLAAKYPESFDAAVPADLVYSGKTKLTDAVENSPIDAGKLVLSPTRTYAPIIKEILSKFNADTVHGMIHCSGGAQTKILHFVDELHIVKDNMFAVPPLFKLIQEQSKTDWKEMYQVFNCGHRMEIYVSPEVADDIIAISKSYNVNAQIVGRVEASETKKLTINSEFGTFNY, from the coding sequence ATGAGTAACGAAGTATCTAAACGCTACGCACAACGAGGCGTATCGGCATCTAAAGAAGATGTTCATAATGCTATAAAAAATATTGACAAAGGGTTATTTCCAAAGGCTTTTTGTAAAATTGTACCTGATTATTTAACCAATGATGAAGATTATTGTTTAATAATGCACGCCGATGGTGCAGGAACAAAATCGTCATTAGCCTATATGTATTGGAAAGAAACAGGCGATATTTCTGTTTGGAAAGGAATTGCACAAGATGCGTTAATCATGAATATTGATGATTTATTATGCGTTGGAGCAACCGATAACATACTACTTTCTAGCACAATTGGACGTAACAAAAGTAAAATCCCTGGCGAAGTTTTATCAGCAATTATCAACGGAACTGAAGAGTTAATCGACGATTTAAAAGGTTTTGGTGTAACGATTCATTCAACAGGTGGCGAAACTGCCGATGTTGGTGATTTAGTACGCACTATTATTGTAGATTCTACCGTAACAGCACGTATGAAACGTACTGATGTAATTGACAACGCAAACATTAAAGCAGGCGATGTAATTGTTGGTTTAGAGTCTTTCGGGCAGGCAACTTATGAAACACAGTATAATGGTGGAATGGGTTCTAACGGATTAACATCGGCAAGGCATGATGTTTTTGATAACTATTTAGCAGCTAAATATCCGGAGAGTTTTGATGCGGCTGTTCCTGCGGATTTAGTGTATTCAGGAAAAACAAAATTAACAGATGCTGTTGAAAATTCGCCAATCGATGCGGGTAAATTAGTGTTATCGCCAACAAGAACATACGCACCTATTATTAAAGAGATTTTATCGAAATTTAATGCTGATACGGTTCACGGAATGATTCATTGTTCTGGTGGCGCGCAAACTAAAATTTTACATTTTGTTGATGAATTACATATTGTAAAAGATAACATGTTTGCTGTTCCGCCTTTATTTAAATTGATACAAGAGCAATCAAAAACAGATTGGAAAGAAATGTATCAGGTGTTTAACTGTGGGCATAGAATGGAAATTTATGTATCGCCAGAGGTTGCCGACGATATTATAGCGATTTCAAAATCGTATAATGTAAATGCTCAAATTGTAGGTAGGGTAGAAGCTTCTGAAACTAAAAAATTGACCATAAATAGTGAGTTTGGTACTTTTAATTATTAA
- a CDS encoding putative signal transducing protein, whose translation MKEHVKVYTGTSILANRLAFLLDEAKIPSLVKDTKESGRLAGFGATGDSCELFIYKSDFQGAEEIINNFKKELN comes from the coding sequence ATGAAAGAACACGTAAAAGTATATACCGGAACTTCAATATTAGCAAATAGGCTTGCTTTTTTATTAGATGAAGCTAAAATACCAAGCTTAGTTAAAGACACAAAAGAATCTGGGAGATTAGCAGGTTTTGGTGCCACAGGTGACTCTTGTGAATTATTTATATATAAATCTGATTTTCAAGGCGCTGAAGAAATAATAAATAACTTCAAAAAAGAATTAAATTAA